In Sardina pilchardus chromosome 8, fSarPil1.1, whole genome shotgun sequence, a genomic segment contains:
- the nipbla gene encoding nipped-B-like protein A, with translation MNGDTPHVPITTVAGITSLTDLLNQLPLPSPHPATTTKSLLYNGSIAEKVSCLLACQDENLVSQLSQSLSQVSTEHIELKNNLGRDDLEGDMPVLLQIVLSRSPNIFREKNMPIQYGTPDGTRQPMTPQYNVTQNAMQNSPATSNYQPASMSQSPTSGFVPQQTGPGGRFPQNSHVSSPYTPQSPAPYMQYPHPSGYNQQQQMQQVSVLSPTIPGGMRNIHENQERDQSLRNPSLPLRSPQAVCSPTDRDGIPKAASRPPLIMQSPPQYSSPQDGLPDLLLNSPDHKQKRGKVTPGERRQADKAAAYDFMASEDELPFNAGKAGQGLMPGEPVQEKDKPLKKRRPDPHPQDPGAVEDQLGTQMAPQETGAADRSTTRQHSHSDAQRLQEQTQQGPGASSSSRLRRSGSQRNIPEGERDRKEDQGMQQRDLVKGSAPVVVLQKLSQAEVQKLIKEKHKSPRSSHKHHHHSERSSRDMQAEMDFSAADRVKLGKRRRGATNDRPRYAEVSSGEESEPERDSVKKRQRKDHDRAWEYEEPESRRGISSRSRYGDRSPDASDRDSPPPPSLSDVARSLQKKEKQKKRKAYEPKLTPEEMMESSTFKRFIASLDSILENLEDVDFSIQDDDEIPQELLLGKQQLSELASESAKIKAMGITCKIPSERLVKVLSMLEKNIQDGGNLSTLMNPENDTEDEERLWRDLIMERVTKSADACLTALNIMTSPHMPKAVYIEDVIERTLQYTKFHLQNTLYPQYDPVYRLDPQGGGLLTSRAKRARCSTSKQRVIIMLYNKVCDVVSSIAELVDIQLLTDTTVLQVSSMGITPFFVENISEMQLCSIKLVTVVFSRYEKHRQLILEEIFTSLARLPTSKRSLRNFRLNSSDADGESVHIQMVTALVLQLIHCVVHLPSDQDSIEESKMDEDVLINTSYETARRTAQNFLSVFLKKCGSKQGEEDYRPLFENFVQDLLSTVNKPEWPAAELLLSLLGRLLVHQFSNKQTEMALRVASLDYLGTVAARLRKDAITSNMDQRTIDRILKETSGNDEIQQLQKALLDHLEENAETAPALIFARKFYIAQWFRDSTTEAEKAMKKGQEKERDEDDTEGRRHAKELKSTGEIMQRAEARKKFLRNIIKTTPSQFNTLRMNSDTVDYDDAGLIVRHLASMRPFAQSFDIYLTQILRVLGESAIAVRTKAMKCLSEVVAVDPSILARKDMQNGVHGRLMDSSTSVREAAVELLGRFVLSRPQLTEQYYDMLIRRILDTGISVRKRVIKILRDICLEQPTFSKITEMCVKMIRRVNDEEGIKKLVNETFQKLWFTPTPGNDKEAMSRKILNITDVVAACQDSGYDWFEQLLQNLLKTEEDSSYKPTRKACVQLVDSLVDHILRYEESLSEHKNVNSTRLVACITTLYLFSKVKADFMVKHAMTMQPYLTTKCNSTNDFMVICNVAKILELVVPLMEHPSENFLTTIEEDLMKLIIKYGMQVVQHCVSCLGAVVNKVTHNYKFVWACFNRYYGVLTKLKVHHQQGTNHSIMDAKRPILMRSLFTVGALCRHFDFDLERFKGSSQIVIKEKVLELLLYFINNEDEEVQVKAIIGLGNLLIMHPSQMFIPEVKRLYNGLLSDVNGPVNLKIQVLKNLQMYLQEEDMRMLEADREWNKLSKQEDLKEMGDITSGMSSSIMQLYLKQVLEAFFHTQYNVRHFALSVIALTLNQGLIHPVQCVPYLIAMGTDTEPTMRNKADQQIVEIDKKYTGFIHMKAAAGMKMSYQVQEAIMAHRKGIIRGFRQEESISALCAQLYSMVRSNRQHRRAFLISLLNLFDDTSKVEVNMLLFVADNLAYFPYQTQEEPLFIMHHIDIRLSVSGSNLLQTFKESLQRPGQPEKKEKGRQANSTVWNVDVNEEEPDNPDADQDDGDAKEKPPEEEEEQQEPPPPPPPPLEQKADAESESDSELEDLDVVMERLPEDTMPLMEFARASQGILLLLVLKQHLKALYGFSDGKILKYSPTESAKVYDKAVNRKANIHFNPRQTLEFLSNNVANAELTYDLKRRIVQQFLDFKLLMDHLDPDEDEEGEGEAGANARNKAINALLGGSGPSTGPAHSPRNHAADTEEDESDTEERTPGARKSKRGGDGGEAVGNMSESVEPSDLVAFLRPQYKDRPQIARVIQRTADGYSVRWLAGSYNSPWTEAKRREGRKQVPWLDTIQESDIIYKKLPLTASNKLTHKVAQTLRALYASKATSS, from the exons ATGAATGGGGATACGCCCCATGTCCCCATCACCACTGTAGCAGGAATCACTAGTCTCACAGACT TGTTGAACCAactgcccctcccctccccacaccctGCTACCACCACTAAGAGCTTACTGTACAATGGCAGCATTGCTGAGAAGGTCAGCTGTCTTCTGGCTTGCCAGGATGAGAATCTGGTGTCTCAGCTGTCTCAGAGTCTCAGTCAGGTGTCCACTGAACACAT AGAACTGAAGAACAACCTGGGCAGAGATGACTTGGAAGGTGACATGCCAGTCCTGCTGCAGATTGTTCTGTCCAGGAGCCCCAATATCTTCAGGGAAAAAAATATGCCAATCCAATATGGGACTCCAGATG GCACGAGGCAGCCTATGACACCACAATATAATGTAACCCAAAATGCCATGCAGAACAGCCCAGCCACGTCAAATTATCAGCCTGCTTCCATGTCACAGAGCCCAACAAG TGGGTTTGTCCCCCAGCAGACGGGTCCGGGCGGCAGGTTTCCCCAGAACAGCCACGTGTCCAGCCCCTACACACCTCAGAGCCCAGCCCCGTACATGCAGTACCCTCATCCATCTGGCTACAATCAGCAGCAACAGATGCAGCAAG TGTCTGTTCTGAGCCCCACAATCCCTGGTGGCATGAGGaacattcatgaaaatcag GAGAGGGACCAGTCCTTGAGAAACCCCTCACTTCCTTTGAGGTCACCTCAGGCAGTGTGCTCAcccacagacagagatggaatTCCCAAAg CTGCCTCCCGCCCACCGCTTATAATGCAGTCACCTCCGCAATACTCTTCACCTCAAGATGGCTTACCAGACCTCCTGCTCAACTCCCCTGACCACAAGCAGAAGAGAGGCAAGGTGACCCCAGGTGAACGCAGGCAAGCTGATAAGGCTGCCGCCTACGACTTCATGGCCTCAGAAGATGAGCTGCCTTTCAACGCAGGGAAGGCAGGCCAGGGGCTCATGCCTGGAGAGCCAGTGCAAGAAAAAG ACAAACCGCTTAAAAAGCGGAGACCGGACCCTCACCCTCAGGACCCTGGCGCAGTGGAGGACCAACTCGGCACCCAGATGGCCCCACAGGAGACTGGCGCCGCTGATCGCAGCACCACTCGACAGCACTCCCACTCGGATGCCCAGAGGTTGCAGGAACAGACCCAGCAGGGCCCTGGAGCCTCCAGCTCGAGTCGACTCCGGCGGTCAGGGTCGCAGAGGAACATTCCGGAAggcgagagagacaggaaagagGACCAAGGGATGCAGCAGAGGGACCTCGTCAAGGGCTCCGCACCCGTGGTGGTCCTCCAGAAGCTGTCCCAGGCGGAGGTGCAGAAGCTGATCAAGGAGAAGCACAAGAGCCCCAGAAGCTCACACAAGCACCATCACCACTCAGAGCGCTCCAGCAGAG ACATGCAGGCAGAGATGGACTTCAGCGCTGCTGACAGGGTGAAGCTTGGCAAACGCAGACGAGGCGCGACCAATGACAGACCCAGATATGCAGAGGTCAGCTCTGGAGAGGAAAGCGAACCCGAGCGAGATT CTGTGAAGAAGCGCCAGAGGAAGGACCATGACCGAGCCTGGGAGTACGAGGAACCCGAGTCCAGGAGAGGCATAAGCTCACGCAGTCGCTATGGGGACCGCAGCCCTGACGCCTCCGACCGGGACTCACCGCCGCCTCCCAGCTTGAGTGATG TTGCAAGGAGTCTccagaagaaagagaaacagaagaaaagaaaggcatATGAGCCCAAGCTCACACCAGAAG AAATGATGGAGTCATCCACCTTTAAGAGGTTCATTGCCAGTCTGGACAGCATTCTAGAAAACCTTGAGGATGTTGACTTCTCTATACAGG ATGATGATGAAATTCCACAGGAGCTGCTTCTGGGCAAACAGCAGCTGAGCGAGTTGGCCAGTGAGTCAGCAAAGATCAAAGCCATGGGCATCACCTGCAAG ATTCCATCTGAGAGGCTGGTGAAGGTGTTGAGCATGTTGGAGAAGAACATTCAAGACGGGGGGAATCTCTCTACCTTGATGAACCCT GAGAACGACACAGAGGACGAGGAGCGCCTGTGGCGTGACCTCATCATGGAGCGCGTCACCAAATCGGCGGACGCGTGCCTGACGGCGCTCAACATCATGACGTCGCCGCACATGCCCAAGGCTGTCTACATCGAGGACGTGATCGAGAGGACCCTGCAGTACACCAAGTTCCACCTGCAGAACACGCTCTACCCCCAGTACGACCCCGTGTACCGGCTGGACCCTCAGGGAG GAGGTCTGTTGACTTCCAGAGCCAAGCGGGCGAGGTGCTCGACGAGCAAGCAGAGAGTCATCATCATGCTCTACAACAAAGTGTGCGACGTTGTGAGCAGCATCGCTGAGCTGGTGGATATCCAGCTGTTGACAGACACCACAGTCCTGCAG GTGTCCTCCATGGGCATCACGCCCTTCTTTGTGGAAAATATCAGTGAGATGCAGCTGTGCTCCATCAAGCTGGTGACCGTG GTGTTCTCCCGCTACGAGAAGCACAGACAGCTGATCCTGGAGGAGATTTTCACCTCCCTGGCCAGACTGCCCACCAGCAAGCGCAGCCTTAGGAACTTCAG GCTGAACAGCAGCGACGCGGACGGCGAGTCCGTGCACATCCAGATGGTGACGGCGCTGGTGCTGCAGCTCATCCACTGCGTGGTCCATCTGCCCTCCGACCAGGACTCCATTGAGGAGAGTAAG ATGGATGAGGACGTTCTCATCAACACCTCCTATGAGACAGCCAGGAGGACAGCCCAgaactttctctctgtgttcctcaAGAA GTGTGGGAGTaagcagggggaggaggactACCGGCCACTGTTTGAGAACTTTGTGCAGGACCTGCTGTCCACAGTCAACAAGCCAGAGTGGCCAGCAGCGGAGCTGCTACTCAGTCTGCTGGGGAGACTACTG GTCCACCAGTTCAGTAATAAGCAGACCGAGATGGCTCTCAGGGTGGCCTCGCTGGACTACCTGGGCACCGTGGCGGCCAGGCTCCGCAAAGACGCAATCACCAGCAACATGGACCAGCGCACCATAGACCGCATCCTCAAAGAG aCCTCAGGTAACGATGAGATCCAGCAGCTCCAGAAGGCTCTGCTCGATCATCTGGAAGAGAATGCAGAGACTGCACCTGCACTGATT TTTGCGCGCAAGTTCTACATCGCGCAGTGGTTCAGGGACTCCACCACGGAGGCGGAGAAGGCGATGAAGAAGGGCCAGGAGAAGGAGCGGGACGAGGACGACACGGAGGGCCGGCGCCACGCCAAGGAGCTCAAGAGCACCGGCGAGATCATGCAGCGGGCCGAGGCCCGCAAGAAGTTCCTGCGCAACATCATCAAGACCACTCCCTCCCAGTTTAATACACTCAG AATGAACTCAGACACTGTGGACTATGATGATGCGGGCTTGATTGTGCGCCACCTAGCCTCTATGAGGCCATTCGCACAGAGCTTTGACATCTACCTGACCCAG ATCCTGAGGGTCCTGGGCGAGAGTGCCATAGCCGTCAGGACTAAAGCCATGAAATGTCTCTCAGAGGTGGTGGCCGTGGACCCCAGCATACTGGCACGG AAGGACATGCAGAACGGGGTCCACGGGCGCCTCATGGACTCGTCCACCAGCGTGCGGGAGGCTGCCGTGGAGCTGCTGGGCCGCTTCGTGCTGAGCCGGCCCCAGCTCACCGAGCAGTACTACGACATGCTCATCAGGAGGATACTG GACACGGGCATCAGTGTGAGGAAGAGGGTGATTAAGATCCTCAGAGACATCTGCCTGGAGCAGCCCACCTTCAGCAAGATCACCGAGATGTGTGTGAAGATGATCCGCAGGGTCAACGATGAAGAGGGCATCAAG AAACTGGTCAATGAGACATTCCAAAAGCTGTGGTTCACCCCAACTCCTGGCAACGACAAAGAGGCCATGAGCAGGAAGATTCTGAACATCACGGATGTG GTTGCTGCTTGCCAAGACAGTGGTTACGACTGGTTTGAGCAGCTTCTGCAGAAT CTGCTGAAGACTGAGGAGGATTCCTCCTACAAGCCCACGAGGAAGGCCTGCGTGCAGCTGGTTGACAGTCTAGTGGATCACATCCTGCGCTATGAGGAGTCCCTCTCAG AGCATAAGAATGTGAACTCCACTCGGCTGGTGGCCTGCATCACCACCCTGTATCTGTTCAGTAAAGTCAAGGCTGACTTCATGGTCAAACACGCCATGACTATGCAGCCCTACCTGACCACCAAGTGCAAC TCCACGAATGACTTCATGGTGATCTGCAACGTGGCGAAGATCTTGGAGCTGGTGGTGCCTCTGATGGAGCATCCAAGTGAGAACTTCCTGACCACAATTGAGGAGGACCTGATGAAGCTCATCATCAAATATGGCATGCAG GTGGTCCAACACTGTGTGAGCTGCCTTGGCGCTGTGGTCAACAAAGTGACACACAACTACAAGTTCGTTTGGGCTTGCTTTAATCGATACTACG GTGTCCTGACCAAGCTTAAGGTCCATCACCAGCAGGGCACCAACCACTCCATCATGGACGCCAAGCGTCCGATCCTGATGCGCTCCCTCTTCACCGTGGGCGCTCTGTGTCGCCACTTCGATTTTGACCTGGAGCGCTTCAAGGGCAGCAGCCAG ATTGTTATCAAAGAGAAGGTTCTGGAACTCCTTCTGTACTTCATAAacaatgaggatgaggaggtgcAAGTGAAAGCCATCATTGGTTTAG GCAACCTGCTCATCATGCACCCCAGCCAGATGTTCATTCCCGAGGTGAAGCGCCTCTACAACGGGCTCCTGTCGGACGTCAACGGCCCGGTGAACCTGAAGATCCAGGTGCTGAAGAATCTGCAGATGTATCTGCAGGAGGAAGACATGCGCATGCTGGAGGCCGACAGGGAGT GGAACAAGCTGTCCAAGCAGGAGGACCTGAAGGAGATGGGCGACATCACGTCGGGCATGAGCAGCTCCATCATGCAGCTGTATCTGAAGCAGGTGCTGGAGGCCTTCTTCCACACGCAGTACAACGTGCGCCACTTCGCCCTCAGCGTCATCGCCCTCACGCTCAACCAAGGCCTCATCCACCCTGTGCAG tgtgttccGTACCTTATTGCCATGGGAACAGACACAGAGCCCACCATGAGGAACAAGGCAGACCAGCAGATAGTGGAGATTGACAAAAAATACACCGGATTCATTCAC ATGAAGGCTGCGGCCGGGATGAAGATGTCCTACCAGGTGCAGGAGGCCATCATGGCCCACCGCAAGGGCATCATCCGGGGCTTCCGTCAGGAGGAGTCCATCAGCGCGCTGTGCGCGCAGCTCTACTCCATGGTGCGCAGCAACAGGCAGCACCGCCGCGCCTTCCTCATCTCGCTCCTCAACCTGTTCGACGACACCTCG AAGGTGGAGGTGAACATGCTGCTGTTCGTGGCCGACAACCTGGCCTACTTCCCCTACCAGACGCAGGAGGAGCCGCTCTTCATCATGCACCACATCGACATCAGGCTGTCCGTGTCCGGCAGCAACCTGCTGCAGACCTTCAAAGAG TCTTTGCAGAGGCCCGGTCAGccggagaagaaagagaaggggcGGCAGGCCAACAGCACCGTGTGGAACGTGGACGTGAACGAGGAGGAGCCAGACAACCCCGACGCCGACCAGGACGACGGCGACGCCAAGGAGAAGCCTccggaagaagaggaggagcagcaggagccgccgccaccgccaccgcctccCCTCGAGCAGAAAGCCGACGCCGAGTCGGAGTCGGACTCCGAGCTGGAGGACCTGGACGTGGTGATGGAGCGGCTGCCGGAGGACACCATGCCCCTGATGGAGTTCGCCCGCGCCTCGCAGGgcatcctgctgctgctggtcctcAAGCAGCACCTCAAGGCGCTCTACGGCTTCTCGGACGG CAAAATCCTCAAGTACTCGCCCACTGAGTCAGCGAAGGTGTACGACAAAGCTGTCAATCGGAAGGCAAACATTCACTTCAACCCTCGCCAGACCCTCGAGTTCCTGTCCAACAACGTAGCCAACGCTGAGCTCACTTACGATCTCAAGAGGAGGATCGTCCAGCAGTTCCTCGAC